One window of the Flavobacteriales bacterium genome contains the following:
- a CDS encoding 30S ribosomal protein S6 translates to MEKKQYESVIILTPVLSDKQMEDAIASFRQLITENDGEIVHEENWGLTKLAYPIQKKVTGFYHIFEFKAPGDLVAKLELAYRRDEQVMRYLTTALNKHAIKYNDRRRNGDFKKKAVETEKEVTA, encoded by the coding sequence ATGGAAAAGAAACAGTATGAATCTGTGATTATTTTAACACCCGTGCTGTCTGATAAGCAAATGGAAGATGCTATCGCAAGTTTCAGACAGTTAATCACAGAAAACGATGGTGAGATTGTCCACGAAGAAAATTGGGGACTCACCAAACTTGCGTACCCGATTCAAAAGAAAGTTACAGGCTTTTATCACATTTTTGAGTTTAAAGCTCCTGGCGATTTGGTTGCCAAATTGGAGTTGGCTTACAGACGTGATGAGCAAGTAATGCGTTATCTGACAACTGCGTTAAACAAACACGCAATCAAGTATAACGACCGAAGAAGAAACGGTGATTTTAAGAAAAAAGCAGTTGAAACCGAAAAAGAAGTAACAGCATGA
- the tnpA gene encoding IS200/IS605 family transposase: protein MSQSLTKLYVHIIFHTKYSQPLIRKQDKEKLYAYIGSVLNTNKSTPIKINGIENHIHIFCLLSKNIALSKLVEEIKRHSSRWIKTIDPHYKNFAWQGGYGAFSVCPSKFDAVKKYIENQEEHHKKKDARKEYIQFLEKHQIEFDENYLWTD, encoded by the coding sequence ATGTCTCAATCACTAACAAAACTATACGTTCACATTATTTTTCATACCAAGTACAGTCAACCCCTTATTCGTAAACAAGACAAAGAAAAATTATACGCCTACATTGGTTCGGTCCTGAATACAAATAAATCAACACCTATTAAAATTAATGGCATCGAAAACCACATTCATATTTTTTGCCTACTGTCAAAAAATATTGCCTTATCCAAATTAGTTGAAGAAATAAAACGACACAGCAGCAGATGGATAAAAACCATTGACCCTCATTATAAGAACTTTGCTTGGCAGGGTGGATACGGTGCATTTTCGGTATGTCCATCAAAATTTGATGCAGTAAAAAAATACATCGAAAATCAAGAAGAACACCATAAGAAAAAAGATGCCAGAAAAGAATACATTCAATTCCTTGAAAAACACCAAATCGAATTTGACGAAAACTATTTGTGGACTGACTAA
- the secDF gene encoding protein translocase subunit SecDF, whose product MKNKSLVQVLVWVLVIVCLYQLSFTVVSRRTESKLHTQAETIAKRDNKSESAVYKQLIDSIRHLEIYPVLGYSYQKCKERSIDLGLDLQGGMNITLEISSAKMIMALANDKDDAKLNEALTKAQKSFLGQGSFIDYFADEYEKLSANTGLGLLFYNDAHSDDLPKRMNSTNKDVYAWLKKQEKSKIDENFKVLSTRIDQFNVTQPNIQKLDNGRILVELPGVDDPKRATDLITKSAKLEFWEVYRNDEVLKTFYEADSLLGLKLNGDITAEAAKADSNSTSLKSVDVNNALKPATANPDSSSLALLDSNKNKDSAADKNQLTQEQLTLKYPLMAGGKFIPPFDQSGKLYTNTAVGYANEKNKAFIDEKFLGDKDIMSTFPSDMVFRWSHKGDENGNYTLYALRASGDGPVLDGDGVESARKDIGQNGQFEVTMKMNIDASNEWEQITQAASNKTDGSPKDAIAIVLDDRVYSAPVVQNTIPNGISNITGNFTSEEAEDLANVLNAGRLQVPMAVAENTVVGPTLGKKSIKSGLTSLVIGFLSVIAFMVAYYSRAGVYAVIALLANLFFILGVLAGMGTALTLPGMAGLVLTIGMAVDANVLIFERVKEELKEGKTFKAAIKNGYNAALSSIIDANVTTLIAAILLYSLGKGPVAGFGIILLIGILSSLFTSILLTRLFVERDIAKGRETSFFTSFSKDKLSGFNYNFIENRKKFYVISGAVIILGIASFFVNGFSSGVDFKGGWSYVVDIEGASNTQEIKNAIAANLKDKSSVEVKTYGEVNRYRITTAYRINDRDSGIENEVRNTVIGALGNKYKVDIQSESKIGPTIAEDTKRASTSAIILSLIGMFIYIAIRFRKWVYGLGATVALFHDVLIVFAIYSIFYKISPFAMDIDQAFIAAILTVVGYSINDTVVVFDRVREFLGSHKYETNTAGVINDAINQTLSRTLVTSFTTWIVVLILFLIGGEGLKGFTFALLVGIGVGTYSSICIATPIVVDFLKRNK is encoded by the coding sequence ATGAAAAACAAAAGTCTTGTTCAGGTTTTAGTGTGGGTGTTGGTGATTGTTTGTCTTTATCAGTTGTCGTTTACGGTGGTTAGCCGAAGGACGGAGAGCAAACTTCACACTCAGGCAGAAACAATTGCAAAGAGAGACAACAAATCAGAGAGTGCTGTTTACAAGCAACTTATTGATTCTATCAGACATTTGGAGATTTATCCAGTTTTAGGATATAGCTACCAAAAATGTAAAGAACGATCAATAGATCTTGGTCTTGACCTTCAGGGTGGTATGAACATCACACTGGAAATTTCTTCTGCCAAAATGATAATGGCCTTGGCCAACGATAAAGATGATGCAAAACTAAATGAGGCTTTAACCAAAGCTCAAAAATCATTTTTAGGACAGGGCAGTTTCATCGATTATTTTGCTGATGAGTATGAAAAACTGAGTGCTAACACTGGTTTAGGTTTGTTATTTTACAACGATGCACATTCAGACGATTTGCCAAAACGCATGAATTCTACGAACAAAGACGTTTATGCTTGGTTAAAGAAACAAGAAAAATCAAAAATTGATGAGAATTTTAAGGTTTTAAGCACCCGTATCGACCAATTCAACGTTACACAACCAAATATTCAAAAACTCGACAATGGTCGTATTTTGGTTGAATTGCCTGGTGTTGACGACCCCAAACGTGCTACCGACTTGATTACAAAGTCAGCTAAATTAGAATTTTGGGAAGTTTATAGAAACGACGAGGTGTTAAAAACCTTTTATGAGGCAGATAGCTTATTGGGACTAAAACTGAATGGCGACATCACAGCAGAAGCGGCAAAAGCGGATTCGAACAGTACATCTTTAAAAAGTGTAGATGTAAACAATGCTTTGAAACCAGCAACAGCCAATCCTGATTCGAGTAGTTTGGCTCTACTTGATTCAAACAAAAACAAAGATTCGGCTGCCGACAAAAACCAGCTTACTCAAGAGCAATTGACACTAAAATATCCGTTGATGGCTGGTGGAAAATTCATACCTCCATTTGACCAAAGCGGAAAATTATACACCAACACTGCCGTTGGTTATGCCAATGAAAAAAACAAAGCCTTTATTGATGAAAAATTTTTAGGTGACAAAGATATTATGTCCACCTTCCCATCGGATATGGTTTTCCGATGGTCGCACAAAGGCGATGAAAATGGCAACTACACCCTTTACGCCTTGAGAGCCTCTGGAGATGGTCCCGTTTTGGATGGCGATGGAGTGGAATCGGCAAGAAAAGACATCGGCCAAAATGGTCAGTTTGAAGTTACCATGAAAATGAACATTGACGCATCCAATGAGTGGGAACAAATAACCCAAGCTGCTTCAAACAAAACAGATGGAAGCCCAAAAGATGCGATTGCCATTGTGCTTGACGACAGAGTTTATAGTGCTCCTGTGGTACAAAATACTATTCCAAACGGAATTTCAAACATTACCGGAAACTTTACCTCAGAAGAAGCCGAAGACTTAGCAAACGTATTGAACGCCGGTAGATTGCAGGTGCCAATGGCCGTAGCAGAAAACACCGTTGTTGGACCTACTTTGGGTAAAAAATCCATTAAATCAGGTTTAACCTCATTGGTTATTGGATTTCTTTCGGTTATCGCCTTTATGGTGGCCTACTACAGCCGTGCCGGTGTATATGCGGTTATTGCGTTGCTTGCCAACTTATTCTTTATTCTTGGCGTTCTTGCAGGTATGGGCACTGCTCTAACCCTTCCGGGTATGGCAGGTTTGGTACTTACCATTGGTATGGCGGTTGATGCAAACGTGCTGATATTTGAACGTGTCAAGGAAGAATTGAAAGAAGGTAAAACCTTTAAAGCGGCTATTAAAAACGGTTATAATGCCGCTCTTTCTTCTATTATTGATGCCAACGTTACCACATTGATTGCAGCTATATTGCTTTACAGCTTGGGTAAAGGTCCTGTTGCCGGATTTGGTATCATCCTTTTGATTGGTATTCTTTCTTCCTTGTTCACATCCATTTTGTTGACACGATTGTTTGTTGAAAGAGATATTGCCAAAGGAAGAGAAACTTCATTCTTTACCTCATTCTCTAAAGACAAATTGAGCGGATTCAATTACAATTTTATTGAAAACAGAAAAAAATTCTATGTTATTTCAGGTGCGGTAATCATTTTAGGTATAGCATCGTTTTTTGTGAATGGATTTAGCTCTGGTGTAGATTTTAAAGGTGGTTGGAGCTACGTTGTTGACATTGAAGGTGCATCAAACACACAAGAAATTAAAAATGCTATTGCAGCCAACCTAAAAGATAAAAGTAGTGTTGAGGTTAAAACCTATGGCGAGGTTAACCGATACAGAATAACAACTGCTTATAGAATTAATGACCGCGACTCAGGAATTGAAAATGAAGTGCGAAATACAGTAATTGGAGCTTTGGGCAATAAATACAAAGTTGACATTCAATCAGAAAGCAAAATTGGTCCCACAATAGCCGAAGATACTAAACGTGCGTCCACTTCAGCCATTATTTTATCACTCATTGGTATGTTTATTTACATTGCCATCCGATTTAGAAAATGGGTATATGGTTTGGGTGCCACCGTGGCTCTTTTCCATGACGTGCTAATTGTTTTTGCTATTTACTCTATCTTCTATAAAATATCTCCATTTGCCATGGATATTGACCAGGCATTTATTGCCGCCATTTTGACTGTTGTGGGTTATTCTATCAACGACACGGTGGTGGTGTTTGACAGGGTACGGGAGTTTTTGGGTAGCCACAAATACGAAACCAATACCGCGGGAGTAATTAATGATGCTATCAATCAAACGTTGAGTAGAACATTGGTAACATCGTTCACTACTTGGATTGTGGTTTTGATTCTTTTCCTAATTGGTGGAGAAGGCTTGAAAGGTTTCACATTTGCATTGTTGGTGGGTATTGGAGTAGGAACCTACTCTTCTATTTGCATTGCAACACCTATTGTGGTTGACTTTTTGAAAAGAAATAAATAG
- a CDS encoding 30S ribosomal protein S18, whose translation MSKKGAKNFVFSNRPINQGQKKYCRFKKSGIKYIDYKNPEFLLKFVNEQGKILPRRLTGTSLKYQRKIAQAVKRARHIAVLPFVADGLK comes from the coding sequence ATGAGCAAAAAAGGAGCAAAAAATTTCGTGTTTTCTAACCGTCCAATCAATCAAGGACAAAAGAAATACTGTCGATTTAAGAAAAGCGGCATAAAATACATTGACTATAAAAACCCTGAGTTTTTGTTGAAATTTGTAAATGAGCAAGGTAAAATTTTACCTCGTCGTCTTACAGGAACTTCGTTGAAGTATCAACGAAAAATAGCTCAGGCAGTTAAAAGAGCTCGTCATATTGCAGTTCTTCCATTCGTTGCCGATGGTTTAAAATAA
- a CDS encoding metallophosphatase, which translates to MENNLNRRSFLLTSVKALTGVALVSTPMIAVGKNRASLSVLFTNDWHSRIEPFPMDGGKYQGLGGAAKRAAAIAKIRNENKNVLLLDSGDIFQGTPYFNFFGGELEFKLMTEMGYDAATLGNHDFDNGIDGLVKQMPHAKFPFINCNYDFSSTILKNKIAPYKIFKKGGTRIGVLGVGIELKGLVSDKLYGGIVYNDPIVTANQTAKILKEKERCDLIICLSHLGYEYSNDKVSDITLAKQSENIDLILGGHTHTFLETPVRVINKRDVVVNILQTGWAGINLGKIDYEQDSNLMTSQSKNCLLKIS; encoded by the coding sequence ATGGAGAACAATTTAAATAGACGAAGTTTTCTGCTTACAAGTGTCAAAGCCTTGACTGGCGTGGCTTTGGTCTCAACACCAATGATAGCAGTTGGCAAAAATCGAGCTTCTCTATCTGTTTTGTTTACAAACGACTGGCATAGCCGCATCGAACCTTTTCCAATGGATGGAGGTAAATATCAGGGACTTGGCGGAGCGGCCAAAAGAGCCGCCGCAATTGCCAAAATAAGAAACGAAAACAAAAATGTGCTTTTGCTCGATTCGGGCGATATTTTTCAGGGGACACCTTATTTTAATTTTTTTGGTGGCGAATTGGAGTTTAAACTCATGACCGAAATGGGCTATGATGCCGCAACTCTTGGCAACCATGATTTTGATAATGGCATTGACGGTTTGGTAAAGCAAATGCCGCATGCAAAATTTCCATTTATAAATTGTAACTACGATTTTTCGTCAACCATTTTAAAAAATAAAATAGCACCCTATAAAATTTTTAAAAAGGGCGGAACCCGTATCGGAGTTTTAGGTGTTGGTATTGAACTTAAAGGCTTGGTATCTGATAAGTTATACGGAGGAATTGTGTATAATGACCCAATTGTGACAGCAAACCAAACAGCCAAAATTCTGAAAGAAAAAGAACGATGCGATTTGATAATTTGTCTCTCGCATTTAGGGTATGAATATAGCAATGATAAGGTTTCTGACATAACATTGGCAAAACAATCTGAAAATATTGATTTAATCTTGGGAGGGCATACCCACACCTTTTTAGAAACACCAGTTAGGGTTATCAACAAAAGAGATGTAGTTGTTAACATTTTACAAACAGGTTGGGCGGGGATAAATTTGGGAAAAATTGATTATGAACAAGATAGCAATTTGATGACCTCCCAATCTAAAAATTGCCTGCTAAAAATTTCTTAA
- a CDS encoding 5'-nucleotidase C-terminal domain-containing protein, whose amino-acid sequence MFFKRIKPFAFWVGLLLLASCYRSPFNQLKTAGLTKFDSTTTETSSKINELINPYKMQIDSQMAVVVGFTALEMDKAKPEGLLGNAVSKLLLDYAKDELGVGADLCIMNNGGLRTPLPKGAITKGKIFELMPFDNMLVVVDLPYAELPNLAKHILNKGGEPFCGFEKVQLIQEGNEAKFSFASDMYAKRSHIKILTSDYLANGGDGYEVLTKATQRTELNVLIRDALIFGFQTYSSESKPLEAKIEGKVILNQ is encoded by the coding sequence TTGTTTTTTAAGAGAATTAAACCTTTCGCGTTTTGGGTTGGTCTGCTGCTTCTTGCCTCATGCTACCGTTCTCCGTTTAATCAGCTTAAAACGGCTGGCCTTACAAAATTTGACTCAACCACCACCGAAACCAGCTCGAAAATAAATGAGTTGATAAACCCATATAAGATGCAAATAGACAGTCAAATGGCCGTGGTTGTTGGATTTACAGCTTTAGAAATGGATAAAGCGAAACCCGAAGGCTTGCTTGGCAATGCAGTTTCAAAATTGCTTTTGGATTATGCTAAAGATGAACTTGGGGTGGGTGCCGATTTGTGTATTATGAATAATGGTGGGCTGCGAACCCCATTGCCAAAAGGGGCTATTACGAAGGGAAAAATTTTTGAGTTGATGCCTTTTGATAATATGCTGGTTGTTGTAGATTTACCTTATGCTGAACTTCCAAATTTGGCAAAACACATATTGAATAAGGGGGGTGAACCATTTTGTGGATTTGAAAAAGTGCAGCTGATACAAGAAGGGAACGAGGCTAAATTTTCGTTTGCTTCAGATATGTATGCCAAGCGAAGTCATATTAAAATCCTGACTTCTGATTATTTGGCCAATGGTGGAGATGGATATGAAGTTTTGACCAAGGCCACCCAACGAACAGAATTGAATGTGTTGATAAGAGATGCTTTAATTTTTGGTTTTCAAACGTATTCGTCTGAAAGCAAACCATTGGAAGCAAAAATTGAAGGTAAAGTAATTTTGAATCAATAA
- a CDS encoding TrkA family potassium uptake protein, protein MKYIIAGLGSFGASLAERLTIQGNEVIGIDNRMNKVDALKEKISHTICMDATDEYTVAGLPLRDTDVVIIAIGENQGANVMATAIFKNLNVKRLIGRALNPVHEKVLMAIGLDDIIHPEEETAERWAKKLSLKGLVESFDIGDDYSIVEVVLPVEFENKTIEETNLESRYNVMILTCIRAENDASKIKGSSKVQGVAHGKMILQKGDILVMYGANKDLKKFAGKQ, encoded by the coding sequence ATGAAATACATTATTGCCGGCTTAGGGAGTTTTGGGGCATCATTAGCAGAGCGATTAACCATACAAGGTAATGAGGTAATTGGCATCGATAATCGAATGAATAAAGTGGATGCCTTGAAAGAGAAAATTTCTCATACTATTTGTATGGATGCCACAGATGAATACACGGTGGCAGGTTTGCCATTGAGAGATACGGATGTAGTTATTATTGCTATTGGAGAAAACCAGGGAGCCAATGTTATGGCCACGGCCATATTCAAAAATTTGAATGTAAAACGATTGATTGGACGTGCCTTAAATCCGGTGCATGAAAAGGTTTTGATGGCTATTGGGTTGGATGATATTATACATCCAGAAGAAGAAACTGCCGAAAGATGGGCAAAAAAACTTTCTTTAAAAGGTTTGGTTGAGTCTTTTGATATTGGAGACGATTACAGCATTGTGGAAGTTGTTTTGCCTGTGGAGTTTGAAAACAAAACTATTGAAGAAACCAACTTAGAGTCGAGATATAACGTAATGATTTTGACATGTATAAGAGCAGAAAATGATGCTTCCAAAATCAAAGGTTCATCGAAAGTGCAAGGTGTGGCTCATGGTAAAATGATATTACAAAAAGGGGATATTCTTGTTATGTATGGTGCAAACAAAGATTTAAAGAAGTTTGCCGGAAAACAATAA
- a CDS encoding 50S ribosomal protein L9 — translation MKVILKEDVSKLGYKNEVVEVRNGYGRNYLIPQGIAVLATSSNLKVLAENIKQTQRKQAAILAAAEDTAKALEGMTLTIGTKAGSNGKIFGSVTTIQIAHALKEKGHDIDRKKIAIANDIKELGDYTAKVYLHRGVEAAINLSVISE, via the coding sequence ATGAAAGTAATTTTAAAAGAAGACGTATCAAAACTCGGATATAAAAACGAGGTGGTTGAGGTAAGAAATGGCTACGGTCGAAACTACCTTATTCCACAGGGAATAGCTGTTTTGGCAACCAGTTCAAACTTGAAAGTTTTGGCTGAAAACATCAAACAAACTCAGCGTAAACAAGCTGCTATTTTGGCTGCCGCCGAGGATACAGCAAAAGCTCTTGAAGGAATGACATTGACTATTGGAACTAAAGCCGGAAGCAATGGCAAAATTTTTGGATCGGTTACTACCATTCAAATTGCACATGCTTTGAAAGAAAAAGGTCATGACATTGATAGAAAGAAAATTGCTATTGCCAACGACATTAAGGAATTGGGCGACTACACCGCAAAAGTATATTTGCACAGAGGTGTTGAAGCCGCCATCAACCTTAGCGTTATCAGTGAATAA
- a CDS encoding ATPase, translating into MMSLLIDFGFSHSVNSHIWISLVYFVALLFGVANTIIRYFLRKKSFRPKVLFFDALSFLLAVWAIYYFFTCPNFDDYHSFGLVKLSLTISFIREFSERKLVLKRKVLNPAQFFILSFLTIIFLGMLGLMLPNSSHDGIGIIDALFTSTSAVCVTGLIVVDTATYFTPFGQGLILILIQIGGIGILTFATYFSYFFKGEVTYENQITMGDMTSTGKLGEVFSTLKNILIITFLIETISAISIFSTLNSGSFQSLYDRVFFSVFHAVSAFCNAGFSTLSNGLYEEGFQFNYGLQLIIIFTLVLGGLGFPIVVNLVNFFKYSLIRTFTFNQKRKKYQPWVLNINSRITLITTLVLIVFGFVVFFLLEYNTTLKPHNNFGKIVTALFEATTPRTAGFNTIDMLQLSFPAILVTIILMWIGASPASTGGGIKTSTIAVAVLNIFSLAKGKNRIEVYRREISNLSVGRAFAVITLSLFTIGCGIVIISISDKDLDVLKITFECFSAYSTVGLSLGLTSQLSATAKVVIIFLMFIGRVSVLSVLAAIFRREKYKNYRYPSEEVTIN; encoded by the coding sequence ATGATGAGTCTTCTGATAGATTTTGGGTTCAGTCATTCGGTCAACAGTCATATTTGGATAAGCCTTGTATATTTTGTGGCACTTCTTTTTGGTGTCGCCAATACCATCATTAGGTATTTCCTCCGAAAAAAAAGCTTCCGACCCAAAGTATTATTCTTTGATGCACTCAGTTTTTTGTTGGCTGTTTGGGCTATTTACTATTTCTTTACCTGCCCAAATTTTGATGACTACCATAGTTTTGGTTTGGTCAAACTGTCCTTAACAATTTCGTTTATCCGAGAATTTTCCGAGAGAAAACTTGTTTTAAAAAGAAAAGTGCTGAACCCGGCTCAGTTTTTTATCTTGAGTTTCCTGACCATTATTTTTTTGGGAATGTTAGGTTTAATGCTCCCAAATTCAAGTCATGACGGAATCGGAATAATTGATGCACTCTTCACTTCAACCAGTGCAGTTTGCGTAACAGGGCTAATAGTGGTTGACACGGCAACATACTTTACACCTTTTGGTCAAGGTTTAATTTTAATTCTTATTCAAATTGGGGGTATCGGAATACTCACATTTGCAACCTATTTCAGTTATTTCTTTAAAGGCGAAGTTACCTACGAAAATCAAATAACGATGGGAGATATGACAAGTACCGGAAAATTGGGGGAGGTATTTTCTACACTCAAAAACATCCTTATTATTACCTTTCTTATCGAAACAATATCTGCCATTTCCATTTTTTCGACTCTAAATTCAGGCTCCTTCCAAAGCTTATACGACCGAGTTTTCTTTTCTGTTTTTCATGCTGTTTCGGCATTTTGCAATGCAGGGTTTTCTACGTTGAGCAATGGCTTGTATGAAGAGGGTTTCCAATTCAATTACGGTTTACAATTAATCATTATTTTTACATTGGTATTGGGTGGTTTAGGTTTTCCAATTGTTGTAAATTTGGTAAATTTCTTCAAATATTCACTAATCCGAACGTTTACCTTCAACCAAAAAAGGAAGAAATATCAGCCCTGGGTTTTAAATATTAATAGCCGAATAACCCTTATTACCACTTTGGTTTTGATTGTTTTTGGTTTCGTTGTATTCTTCTTATTAGAATATAACACCACCCTAAAACCACACAATAATTTTGGTAAAATAGTAACTGCGTTGTTTGAGGCGACAACACCACGAACCGCCGGATTCAATACTATTGATATGTTGCAGTTGAGTTTTCCGGCCATTTTAGTAACAATTATTTTAATGTGGATTGGGGCTTCACCTGCTTCAACCGGAGGGGGAATAAAAACGAGTACCATTGCCGTAGCTGTTCTCAATATTTTTAGTTTGGCAAAGGGAAAAAATAGAATTGAGGTTTATCGCAGAGAGATTTCAAACTTATCGGTTGGGCGTGCGTTTGCGGTTATTACTTTATCCTTATTCACGATAGGGTGCGGCATTGTTATAATTTCTATTTCTGATAAAGATTTAGACGTTTTGAAAATTACGTTCGAGTGTTTTTCTGCATATAGCACAGTGGGGCTTAGTTTGGGTTTAACATCCCAATTAAGTGCAACGGCCAAAGTGGTAATTATCTTTCTAATGTTTATTGGAAGGGTGAGCGTTCTCTCGGTTCTGGCCGCCATATTTAGAAGAGAGAAATACAAGAATTATAGGTATCCAAGCGAAGAAGTTACAATTAATTAA
- a CDS encoding iron-sulfur cluster assembly accessory protein: METLTPNPVRFSKGAIQKLEEIRKENKGKSPFLRIGVKGGGCSGLSYLLAFDEKTDKDNVYAIDGFKIIINKAHVMYVLGMEIDYEHGLKSRGFTFNNPNAKETCGCGESFST, encoded by the coding sequence ATGGAAACATTAACCCCCAATCCTGTAAGATTTTCAAAAGGAGCCATTCAAAAACTTGAGGAGATACGAAAAGAAAACAAAGGAAAAAGCCCTTTTTTGAGAATTGGCGTAAAAGGCGGCGGTTGCTCTGGCTTATCATATCTTTTGGCCTTTGATGAAAAAACTGACAAAGACAATGTTTATGCAATAGACGGTTTCAAAATTATCATCAACAAGGCTCATGTAATGTATGTTTTGGGCATGGAAATAGATTATGAACATGGCCTTAAATCGAGAGGTTTTACATTTAACAATCCAAATGCAAAAGAAACCTGTGGCTGCGGAGAGAGTTTTTCGACCTAA
- the dnaA gene encoding chromosomal replication initiator protein DnaA encodes MTAECELVWKNCLTLIKDNVNPQSFKTWFEPIKPLKVEDNVLTIQVPSQFFYEWLEEHYVTLLKKALEKELGVGAKLEYSIIVDNSNHNTRNPHAYTINMPTRNAGYNNKNEVGIPLNVNANIHNPFIIPGLKKLNIDSQLNPNYTFDNYIEGECNRLARSAGYAVANKPGGTAFNPLMIFGSVGLGKTHLVHAIGNRIKEVSPNKSVLFVSSEKFVNQYVDSCKNGNNNDFLNFYQLLDVLIVDDVQFFAKKEKTQEIFFQIFNHLHQNGKQIILTSDRAPRDLKDVDERLLSRFKWGLSADLQTPDLETRMSILEHKMYEDGIRLNPEVVEYVAHNIDSNIRELEGALISLLAQASLNRKDIDLDLAKKMVKNFVKNASREISIEYIQKLVSDFYSLSIDQLKSKTRKREIVQARQISMYFAKQLTKAPLKKIGMHFGGRDHSTVIHACQTVSDLMDTDRKFKSDVEEISKRIKINTF; translated from the coding sequence ATGACAGCAGAGTGTGAATTGGTATGGAAGAATTGTCTAACATTGATTAAAGACAATGTTAATCCACAAAGTTTTAAAACGTGGTTTGAGCCAATAAAGCCATTAAAGGTGGAAGACAATGTGTTAACCATACAGGTTCCTAGCCAGTTTTTTTATGAATGGTTAGAGGAACATTATGTGACATTGTTGAAAAAGGCCTTAGAAAAAGAGTTAGGAGTTGGAGCCAAATTAGAATACAGCATTATTGTTGATAATAGCAATCACAATACGCGAAATCCGCACGCATACACCATAAATATGCCAACCCGAAATGCTGGGTATAACAATAAAAATGAAGTGGGTATTCCGCTCAATGTAAACGCAAATATTCACAATCCGTTTATCATTCCCGGGTTGAAAAAACTGAACATTGATAGCCAATTAAATCCAAATTACACATTCGATAATTACATAGAGGGCGAATGTAACCGTTTGGCTCGTTCGGCAGGATATGCCGTGGCCAACAAACCGGGCGGCACTGCCTTTAATCCGCTCATGATTTTTGGATCTGTAGGTTTAGGAAAAACCCATTTGGTGCATGCCATTGGCAACCGCATTAAGGAGGTTTCGCCAAATAAATCGGTGCTTTTTGTGAGCAGCGAAAAGTTTGTGAACCAATACGTTGACTCATGCAAAAACGGTAACAACAACGATTTTCTTAATTTTTATCAGTTGTTAGATGTTTTGATTGTTGATGATGTACAGTTTTTTGCCAAAAAAGAAAAAACCCAAGAAATTTTCTTTCAGATTTTTAACCACCTTCATCAAAACGGAAAACAAATTATCTTGACATCTGATAGAGCTCCAAGAGATTTAAAAGATGTTGACGAACGATTGCTTTCTCGTTTCAAATGGGGATTGTCGGCTGATTTGCAGACCCCAGATTTGGAAACAAGAATGTCTATTTTGGAGCATAAAATGTATGAAGACGGTATTCGATTAAATCCAGAAGTTGTTGAATATGTGGCTCACAATATTGATTCGAATATCAGAGAATTGGAAGGTGCCTTGATTTCATTATTGGCACAAGCGTCGCTTAACAGAAAAGATATTGACTTGGATTTGGCCAAGAAAATGGTTAAAAACTTTGTTAAAAATGCTTCGAGAGAAATTTCAATTGAGTACATCCAGAAATTGGTTTCCGATTTTTACTCATTGTCTATCGACCAGTTGAAGTCGAAAACCAGAAAAAGAGAAATTGTTCAAGCCCGTCAAATATCGATGTATTTTGCAAAGCAACTTACAAAAGCACCACTCAAAAAAATTGGTATGCACTTTGGTGGCCGCGACCACTCAACGGTTATTCATGCCTGCCAAACGGTAAGCGATTTGATGGATACCGATAGAAAATTTAAAAGCGATGTGGAAGAAATTTCAAAAAGAATAAAGATCAATACATTTTAA